One Thiohalomonas denitrificans DNA window includes the following coding sequences:
- a CDS encoding DUF167 family protein: MPAWFEWKGEELLLSLRIQPRARRDEITGPHGGVLKVRITAPPVDGKANAHLLRYLARTFDVNRAQIEMVSGQTGRDKRVRIRSPGQLPESAAIQREPKDRT; encoded by the coding sequence ATGCCCGCATGGTTCGAGTGGAAGGGGGAGGAGCTGCTGTTATCCCTGCGAATCCAGCCGCGGGCCCGCCGTGATGAAATTACCGGACCGCACGGCGGCGTACTGAAAGTACGCATAACCGCACCCCCGGTCGACGGCAAGGCCAATGCCCATCTGCTCAGGTATCTTGCCAGGACATTTGACGTCAACCGTGCGCAGATCGAGATGGTGAGCGGGCAGACCGGTCGCGACAAGAGGGTCCGGATCCGGTCACCGGGTCAGCTGCCAGAGAGTGCTGCAATTCAACGAGAGCCGAAAGACAGGACCTGA
- a CDS encoding YggT family protein yields the protein MNGYLTTPLQFLIGTLFSLYVLAILLRFLLQQLQADFYNPVSQFLVKITNPPLRPLRRLIPGIGGIDVASLVLMFLIQLLAVALVGARVGAGYLPGLIATGAIQPVGTLIGLTIVELVDLAFNVFIFAVIIQAVLSWVNPGAYSPVSSILHSLTEPVLRPVRRFIPPMSGLDLSPLVAILGLQVLKMLVLPPVRQLALGG from the coding sequence ATGAACGGCTACCTGACCACACCACTGCAGTTTCTCATCGGCACGCTGTTCTCTCTCTATGTGTTGGCGATCCTGCTGCGCTTTCTGCTGCAGCAACTGCAAGCGGACTTCTACAATCCGGTATCGCAGTTCCTCGTCAAAATCACCAATCCGCCGTTGCGGCCGCTACGGCGGCTAATCCCGGGCATCGGGGGCATCGATGTCGCCTCCCTGGTACTGATGTTTCTCATTCAGCTGCTTGCGGTAGCCCTGGTCGGCGCTCGGGTGGGAGCGGGCTATCTACCCGGACTGATCGCGACCGGCGCCATTCAGCCGGTGGGTACACTCATCGGTCTGACGATCGTCGAGTTGGTGGATCTGGCCTTCAATGTATTCATCTTTGCGGTAATTATTCAGGCCGTTTTGAGCTGGGTGAATCCGGGTGCCTACAGTCCGGTCTCCTCTATCCTTCACAGCCTGACCGAGCCGGTACTGCGGCCGGTGCGCCGCTTCATCCCTCCGATGTCCGGCCTGGACCTGTCGCCGCTGGTGGCAATCCTCGGACTGCAGGTGCTGAAGATGCTGGTCCTGCCGCCGGTCCGCCAGCTGGCACTGGGCGGCTGA